One region of Acidobacteriota bacterium genomic DNA includes:
- the nuoI gene encoding NADH-quinone oxidoreductase subunit NuoI has product MKKVLTAVVNVFWKMPQAFWVTGKHYFKKPVTLDYPRKKVPMSPRYRGRHYLERYDDGTERCVCCGLCAAACPADAIYMEPEENEKGERRARIYEINLLRCIFCGFCEEACPEEAIFLGQEYEFSDNNRDSFIYTKEQMLVPHPRKDNPFKRIIRRVRRAYGVPESSL; this is encoded by the coding sequence ATGAAAAAGGTGCTCACAGCTGTCGTCAACGTCTTCTGGAAGATGCCCCAGGCGTTCTGGGTTACCGGGAAGCACTATTTCAAGAAGCCGGTGACGCTTGACTATCCCCGCAAGAAAGTGCCGATGTCCCCGCGCTATCGCGGCAGGCATTACCTCGAGCGCTACGATGACGGCACCGAGCGGTGCGTGTGCTGCGGTTTGTGCGCCGCGGCGTGCCCGGCCGATGCCATCTATATGGAGCCGGAAGAGAACGAGAAGGGCGAGCGCCGGGCCCGCATCTACGAAATAAATCTCCTCAGGTGCATCTTTTGCGGATTCTGCGAGGAAGCCTGCCCCGAGGAGGCGATTTTTCTCGGTCAGGAGTATGAGTTCTCTGATAACAACAGGGATTCGTTCATATATACCAAGGAACAGATGCTGGTCCCGCATCCCAGGAAGGACAACCCGTTCAAGCGGATCATCCGTCGGGTGCGCCGGGCATACGGGGTGCCGGAATCGAGCCTATGA
- a CDS encoding NADH-quinone oxidoreductase subunit J, with protein sequence MNADTVIFFISAVVAVFGATMMISQRNAVASVLYLIVSLVAQVVCYVQLGALFIGAVLILVYAGAILVLFLFVIMLLNLRGGEDLGEPSRGLSRYSTYLVSILLIIELVFVIKGVFYRGSMTGVLSMAADNFGEVAAVSKLLFTRYLYPFELTGVLLLAAIVGAVVLARRETGADRPATGERQGRGENESSGGVE encoded by the coding sequence ATGAACGCTGATACCGTAATATTCTTCATTTCGGCCGTGGTGGCCGTCTTTGGCGCTACCATGATGATCAGTCAGCGCAATGCGGTGGCCTCGGTGCTTTATCTTATTGTCTCGCTGGTGGCGCAGGTCGTCTGCTATGTGCAGCTCGGCGCCCTGTTTATCGGCGCGGTGCTGATTCTCGTGTACGCCGGTGCGATTCTTGTGCTCTTTTTGTTCGTGATCATGCTCCTTAACCTGCGCGGGGGTGAGGACCTCGGCGAGCCGTCGCGCGGACTCAGCAGGTACAGCACGTATCTCGTTTCCATCCTGCTGATTATCGAGCTTGTCTTTGTCATCAAGGGTGTCTTCTACCGGGGCAGTATGACGGGCGTTCTGTCGATGGCGGCGGACAACTTCGGCGAGGTTGCGGCCGTTTCAAAGCTCCTGTTTACGCGATACCTGTATCCCTTCGAACTGACCGGCGTGCTCCTGCTGGCGGCCATCGTCGGCGCCGTGGTGCTGGCCAGGCGGGAGACCGGGGCGGACCGGCCGGCCACGGGAGAGCGGCAAGGTCGTGGTGAGAATGAATCCAGTGGTGGGGTAGAATAG
- the nuoK gene encoding NADH-quinone oxidoreductase subunit NuoK — protein MVPISAYLILAVVLFGIGTVGVLISRNMIILFMSVELMLNAANLALIAFSRALNVMDGHAFVFLVLTIAAAEAAVGLALIVTLYRNRGTVNIDRFSMMKW, from the coding sequence ATGGTACCTATATCAGCGTACTTGATTCTGGCCGTGGTCCTGTTCGGGATCGGCACCGTCGGCGTGCTGATTTCCCGGAATATGATTATCCTGTTCATGTCGGTCGAGTTGATGCTGAACGCCGCCAACCTGGCTCTTATCGCCTTCTCGCGGGCGCTCAACGTCATGGACGGCCACGCGTTCGTCTTTCTCGTGCTGACCATCGCGGCGGCCGAGGCGGCGGTCGGCCTGGCCCTGATCGTCACCCTGTACAGGAACCGGGGCACCGTCAACATCGATCGCTTCAGCATGATGAAATGGTAG
- the nuoL gene encoding NADH-quinone oxidoreductase subunit L, with protein MTDYLYLILLFPLAGFLINGLLIGRLPRPVISLVGCGSVGLSLVASVLAFFELKALPADARVIEQVLFAWIPSGSFHVDVAFLLDPLSTVMILVVAGVGFLIHVYSVGYMHKDPGYGRYFAYLNLFVFSMLTLVLANNFLFMFVGWEGVGLCSYLLIGFWYERKSASDAGKKAFIFNRVGDFGFLIGMFIIFWQVGSLDFVAVMDRAPVMFAAGGGLVTAVCLLLFLGATGKSAQIPLYVWLPDAMEGPTPVSALIHAATMVTAGVYMIARTNVLYAMAPDALLVVAIVGAATALVAATIGLAQNDIKRVLAYSTVSQLGYMFLACGVAAFSVGIFHLMTHAFFKALLFLGAGAVIHAVSDEQDMRRMGGLKKYLPITYATMLIATLAISGIPGLSGFFSKDEILWKAYSSQFGHPLFWVVGFVTAGLTAFYMFRLIYLTFFGKERMGEETRRHVHEAPKSMTVPLTVLGALSIVGGFIGMPHIFGVANVFEEWLHPVMGGAAGEPAAHALASGGADTGMEWTLMVASVILVVIAVYAAYYLYHKNTAAATALRQKLSGIHRVIFNKYYVDEFYGAAIVRPVVYGSLFLWKFVDVVLIDGFLNGMARVSRDVSDILRYTQSGRVRGYATLFVAGVVVVIAFFIFG; from the coding sequence GTGACTGATTACCTGTACCTCATTCTTCTGTTCCCGCTGGCGGGTTTTCTGATCAACGGGTTGCTGATCGGCCGGCTGCCCCGGCCGGTCATCTCGCTGGTCGGTTGCGGGTCCGTCGGCCTGTCGCTGGTCGCGTCCGTGCTTGCCTTCTTCGAGTTGAAAGCTCTGCCGGCCGATGCCCGGGTGATCGAGCAGGTGCTGTTCGCCTGGATTCCGTCCGGGTCATTCCACGTCGACGTGGCTTTCCTCCTTGATCCGCTTTCCACGGTGATGATACTGGTTGTCGCCGGCGTCGGCTTTCTGATCCACGTCTACTCCGTCGGATACATGCACAAGGATCCCGGTTACGGACGATACTTCGCCTACCTCAACCTCTTCGTCTTCTCCATGCTTACCCTGGTGCTGGCCAACAACTTCTTGTTCATGTTTGTCGGCTGGGAAGGCGTGGGGCTGTGTTCGTACCTGCTGATCGGCTTCTGGTATGAACGCAAGTCGGCCTCTGACGCGGGGAAGAAGGCGTTCATCTTCAACCGTGTCGGCGACTTCGGTTTTCTCATCGGCATGTTCATTATTTTCTGGCAGGTGGGGTCCCTCGATTTTGTCGCCGTTATGGACAGGGCCCCGGTGATGTTTGCGGCCGGCGGCGGCCTGGTGACGGCCGTCTGCCTGCTCCTGTTTCTCGGCGCCACCGGAAAATCCGCGCAGATTCCGCTTTACGTGTGGCTGCCCGACGCCATGGAGGGTCCGACGCCGGTCTCGGCGCTCATCCACGCTGCCACCATGGTTACGGCCGGGGTCTACATGATCGCGCGGACCAACGTGTTGTATGCGATGGCGCCCGATGCGCTGCTGGTTGTGGCCATCGTCGGTGCCGCCACCGCGCTGGTTGCCGCCACCATAGGTTTGGCGCAGAACGACATCAAGCGCGTGCTGGCCTACTCGACCGTAAGCCAGCTCGGATACATGTTCCTGGCTTGCGGCGTGGCCGCCTTTTCGGTCGGCATTTTCCACCTTATGACGCACGCCTTTTTCAAGGCCCTGCTGTTCCTGGGTGCCGGTGCCGTCATTCACGCCGTCTCCGATGAGCAGGACATGCGGCGCATGGGCGGATTGAAGAAGTACCTGCCGATCACATACGCAACTATGCTGATCGCGACGCTGGCCATCTCCGGTATTCCCGGGCTGTCCGGCTTTTTCTCCAAGGATGAAATTCTCTGGAAAGCGTATTCGTCCCAGTTCGGTCACCCGCTTTTCTGGGTGGTCGGTTTCGTCACCGCCGGGTTGACGGCTTTCTACATGTTCAGGCTCATCTACCTGACGTTCTTCGGCAAGGAGCGCATGGGCGAAGAGACGCGCCGTCACGTACACGAGGCGCCGAAGTCGATGACCGTTCCCCTGACGGTCCTGGGAGCGCTGTCGATTGTCGGCGGGTTCATCGGCATGCCCCACATCTTCGGGGTAGCCAACGTCTTCGAGGAGTGGCTGCATCCGGTGATGGGCGGCGCCGCGGGCGAGCCGGCTGCGCACGCCCTTGCCTCGGGCGGGGCCGATACCGGGATGGAGTGGACCCTGATGGTTGCCTCGGTGATCCTGGTGGTCATCGCCGTCTACGCCGCCTACTACCTGTACCATAAGAACACGGCTGCAGCGACCGCCCTGCGGCAAAAATTATCCGGAATCCACCGCGTCATATTCAACAAGTATTACGTGGATGAATTCTACGGGGCGGCTATTGTGCGGCCGGTCGTGTACGGATCGCTTTTCCTCTGGAAGTTTGTTGACGTCGTGCTTATCGACGGTTTTCTGAACGGTATGGCCCGGGTCAGCCGTGATGTCTCGGACATTCTGCGCTATACGCAGTCGGGGCGCGTGCGTGGCTACGCTACGTTGTTCGTGGCCGGAGTGGTGGTCGTAATCGCCTTTTTCATATTTGGGTAG
- a CDS encoding NADH-quinone oxidoreductase subunit M gives MEQIILPLVTFFPLIGVIILLFVPQKQVETIKGVSLIIAFITVLLSVALYYWFDPLATGMQFEINRMWVTSLGINFHMGIDGISLLLILLTAVLTFICVLSSWCSITKGVKGFHISMLLLSTGMIGVFCALDLFLFYVFWEVMLVPMYFIIGVWGGPRRTYAAIKFVLFTMFGSLLMLVGLLYLYFDYHAYAGEYTFDLLQIMQMPMAYHVQLWLFAAFALAFAIKVPLWPFHTWLPDAHVEAPTAGSVILAGVLLKMGTYGFIRICLPLFPDATITYLPYICVLAIIAIIYGALVSMVQKDIKSLVAFSSVSHMGFIMLGIFALNVSALEGSVIQMINHGISTGALFLIVGMIYERRHTRMIADFGGLAKVMPTFSAIFMIVMLSSIGLPFTNGFVGEFLILLGTFKANAVYGILAATGVILAACYMLWMYQRVVFGKVSNPANEKLTDLTAREKLVLIPLVVLIFWIGIYPKPFLERIEPAVRQVLTQVSRARAVELEGGFQITKVRAGEQTGVVDVEFSKPGGDEP, from the coding sequence ATGGAACAGATCATTCTACCGCTGGTAACGTTCTTCCCGCTCATCGGAGTGATCATCCTTCTGTTTGTCCCGCAGAAGCAGGTGGAGACGATCAAGGGCGTCAGCCTGATCATCGCCTTTATTACCGTGCTCTTGTCGGTTGCCCTGTACTACTGGTTTGATCCGCTGGCGACCGGGATGCAGTTCGAGATTAACCGGATGTGGGTTACGTCGCTCGGCATCAACTTCCACATGGGCATTGACGGCATTTCCCTGCTCCTCATCCTCCTGACGGCCGTCCTGACGTTCATATGCGTGCTGTCATCGTGGTGCTCCATCACCAAGGGGGTGAAGGGATTTCACATTTCGATGCTCCTGCTGAGTACGGGCATGATCGGCGTCTTCTGCGCCCTCGACCTGTTCCTGTTCTACGTGTTCTGGGAAGTCATGCTGGTCCCGATGTACTTCATCATCGGTGTATGGGGCGGACCCAGGAGGACGTACGCGGCGATCAAGTTTGTGCTCTTTACGATGTTTGGGTCGCTGCTCATGCTGGTCGGACTGTTGTACCTGTACTTCGACTACCACGCCTACGCCGGCGAGTACACCTTCGACCTCCTGCAGATCATGCAGATGCCGATGGCCTACCACGTGCAGCTGTGGTTGTTCGCGGCTTTTGCGCTCGCCTTTGCCATCAAGGTGCCGCTCTGGCCGTTCCACACGTGGCTGCCCGACGCCCACGTTGAGGCGCCCACGGCCGGCTCGGTGATTCTGGCCGGCGTCCTCCTGAAAATGGGCACCTACGGTTTCATCCGCATCTGCCTGCCGCTGTTTCCGGACGCGACCATCACGTACCTGCCGTATATTTGCGTGCTGGCCATCATTGCCATCATCTACGGCGCTTTGGTCTCCATGGTCCAGAAGGACATCAAGTCCCTGGTGGCCTTCTCTTCGGTCTCCCACATGGGGTTCATCATGCTCGGCATCTTCGCGCTCAACGTCAGTGCCCTCGAAGGCTCGGTGATCCAGATGATCAACCACGGTATTTCCACCGGCGCCCTGTTCCTGATCGTGGGCATGATCTACGAGCGCCGGCATACGCGCATGATTGCGGATTTCGGCGGGCTGGCGAAGGTGATGCCGACGTTCTCGGCTATCTTTATGATCGTGATGCTGTCGTCCATCGGTCTGCCGTTCACTAACGGGTTTGTCGGCGAGTTCCTGATCCTCCTGGGTACGTTCAAGGCCAATGCCGTTTACGGAATTCTGGCCGCGACCGGCGTTATTCTCGCGGCCTGCTATATGTTGTGGATGTATCAACGGGTGGTTTTTGGCAAGGTCAGCAATCCCGCCAATGAGAAGCTGACTGACCTGACCGCCCGCGAAAAGCTCGTTCTCATCCCGCTGGTCGTGCTTATCTTCTGGATCGGCATATATCCGAAACCGTTCTTGGAAAGAATCGAGCCGGCCGTCAGGCAGGTGTTGACTCAGGTCAGCAGGGCCAGG